In Balearica regulorum gibbericeps isolate bBalReg1 chromosome 32, bBalReg1.pri, whole genome shotgun sequence, a single genomic region encodes these proteins:
- the LOC142598917 gene encoding butyrophilin subfamily 3 member A2-like isoform X2 produces the protein MLVRGSGAEQGAALGSRVRSCPALEQRFVLLPCRCWCRRVGGISRASLGARGDLLPTPSLPAVTPHRPPSASLPLPLLQLQTQMWLPASPRGLLSSLVTLHVLRLGSADFNVVGPGHPLHVAVGQDIVLPCHLSPSMEARSLDIRWIRHQVSDTVHHYRNGEDLYSDQVEEYVGRTELVRDGLSSGRLDLRISALRPSDDGQYVCTVRNGSSSGEATVKLEVAATGSVPQLSLEAYEDGGIRVVCRSAGWYPLPEVLWKDPDGQHLPSVSQRHSSDQRGLFDIEGIIIVTNGNRDGNWSCVVRNSRLNQEQETSLHISAPFFHNARPWMVGVAVLLVLSVVLLVVGAYLWRRKGLQSRELEKRDAALDVVTLDPNSAHPELVLSADGRSVRWGRARQDLPDTPERFMYQRCVLGQEGFREGRHCWEVEVKGEVGGDSWWAVGVARDSVNRKGNSDLSPEGGVWGIWHCERLFVSLTFPPIFLSPIPIPRRLWVCLDCTQGLVTFINAKNGVEIFTFPLASFKGEIIRPWFWVDTWNIELCLRDSTF, from the exons ATGCTGGTGAGGGGgagtggggcagagcagggggctGCACTGGGGAGCCGTGTGCGGTCCTGTCCTGCCCTGGAGCAACGGTTTGTTCTGCTGCCATGTCGGTGCTGGTGCAGGAGGGTTGGTGGGATTTCCAGAGCCTCTTTGGGGGCACGTGGAGACCTTTTACCCACCCCCTCTCTGCCAGCTGTAACCCCCCATcgccctccctctgcctcccttcccctccctcttctccagctccagACCCAGATGTGGCTCCCCGCGAGCCCCAGGGGCCTCCTGAGTTCTTTGGTGACTCTCCACGTCCTGCGGCTGGGATCAG CTGACTTCAATGTGGTGGGACCAGGCCACCCTCTGCATGTTGCCGTGGGGCAGGACATCGTGCTGCCATGTCACTTGTCCCCCAGCATGGAGGCTCGGAGCTTGGACATCAGGTGGATCCGGCACCAGGTCTCTGATACGGTGCACCACTACCGAAATGGAGAGGACTTGTACAGTGATCAGGTGGAGGAATATGTTGGGAGGACAGAGCTGGTCAGAGATGGTCTCTCCAGTGGACGCCTGGACTTGCGAATCTCTGCGTTGAGACCCTCTGACGATGGTCAGTACGTCTGCACTGTGAGAAATGGTTCCTCTTCTGGAGAAGCTACGGTGAAGCTGGAGGTGGCAG CCACAGGCTCTGTCCCTCAGCTCTCCCTGGAGGCTTACGAGGACGGAGGCATCCGGGTGGTGTGTCGATCGGCCGGCTGGTACCCGCTACCAGAGGTGCTGTGGAAAGATCCCGATGGGCAGCATCTCCCCTCGGTCTCCCAGAGACATTCCTCTGATCAGAGGGGCCTCTTTGACATCGAAGGCATCATCATTGTGACCAATGGGAACAGAGATGGGAACTGGTCCTGCGTGGTCAGGAACAGCCGCCTCAACCAGGAGCAGGAGACGTCCCTGCACATCTCAG CTCCCTTTTTCCACAATGCCCGTCCCTGGATGGTTGGTGTGGCTGTGCTCCTCGTGCTTTCCGTTGTGCTCCTTGTCGTCGGTGCTtatctgtggagaaggaaag ggCTGCAGTCCCGAGAGCTGG agAAACGAGATGCAGCACTGG ACGTGGTGACCCTGGATCCAAACTCGGCTCATCCTGAACTTGTCCTGTCAGCGGATGGGAGAAGTGTGAGATGGGGAAGAGCACGGCAGGACCTGCCCGACACCCCGGAGAGATTTATGTATCAACGCTGTGTGCTGGGCCAGGAGGGGTTCAGGGAGGGGAGGCACTGCTGGGAGGTGGAGGTGAAGGGGGAGGTGGGAGGTGATTCCTGGTGGGCTGTGGGGGTGGCCAGGGACTCTGTGAACAGGAAGGGGAATTCAGACCTGAGCCCTGAAGGAGGGGTCTGGGGGATTTGGCACTGCGAAAGGCTCTTTGTATCTCTCACCtttcctcccatcttcctgTCCCCAATCCCCATCCCCAGGAGACTCTGGGTCTGTCTGGACTGCACGCAGGGGCTGGTGACTTTCATCAATGCCAAAAACGGGGTCGAGATCTTCACTTTCCCACTAGCCTCCTTCAAGGGAGAGATCATCCGACCCTGGTTTTGGGTGGACACATGGAATATTGAGCTGTGCCTGAGGGACAGCACCTTCTAG
- the LOC142598917 gene encoding butyrophilin subfamily 1 member A1-like isoform X1, whose translation MLVRGSGAEQGAALGSRVRSCPALEQRFVLLPCRCWCRRVGGISRASLGARGDLLPTPSLPAVTPHRPPSASLPLPLLQLQTQMWLPASPRGLLSSLVTLHVLRLGSADFNVVGPGHPLHVAVGQDIVLPCHLSPSMEARSLDIRWIRHQVSDTVHHYRNGEDLYSDQVEEYVGRTELVRDGLSSGRLDLRISALRPSDDGQYVCTVRNGSSSGEATVKLEVAATGSVPQLSLEAYEDGGIRVVCRSAGWYPLPEVLWKDPDGQHLPSVSQRHSSDQRGLFDIEGIIIVTNGNRDGNWSCVVRNSRLNQEQETSLHISAPFFHNARPWMVGVAVLLVLSVVLLVVGAYLWRRKGLQSRELEKRDAALAWRKFLLPHSPDVVTLDPNSAHPELVLSADGRSVRWGRARQDLPDTPERFMYQRCVLGQEGFREGRHCWEVEVKGEVGGDSWWAVGVARDSVNRKGNSDLSPEGGVWGIWHCERLFVSLTFPPIFLSPIPIPRRLWVCLDCTQGLVTFINAKNGVEIFTFPLASFKGEIIRPWFWVDTWNIELCLRDSTF comes from the exons ATGCTGGTGAGGGGgagtggggcagagcagggggctGCACTGGGGAGCCGTGTGCGGTCCTGTCCTGCCCTGGAGCAACGGTTTGTTCTGCTGCCATGTCGGTGCTGGTGCAGGAGGGTTGGTGGGATTTCCAGAGCCTCTTTGGGGGCACGTGGAGACCTTTTACCCACCCCCTCTCTGCCAGCTGTAACCCCCCATcgccctccctctgcctcccttcccctccctcttctccagctccagACCCAGATGTGGCTCCCCGCGAGCCCCAGGGGCCTCCTGAGTTCTTTGGTGACTCTCCACGTCCTGCGGCTGGGATCAG CTGACTTCAATGTGGTGGGACCAGGCCACCCTCTGCATGTTGCCGTGGGGCAGGACATCGTGCTGCCATGTCACTTGTCCCCCAGCATGGAGGCTCGGAGCTTGGACATCAGGTGGATCCGGCACCAGGTCTCTGATACGGTGCACCACTACCGAAATGGAGAGGACTTGTACAGTGATCAGGTGGAGGAATATGTTGGGAGGACAGAGCTGGTCAGAGATGGTCTCTCCAGTGGACGCCTGGACTTGCGAATCTCTGCGTTGAGACCCTCTGACGATGGTCAGTACGTCTGCACTGTGAGAAATGGTTCCTCTTCTGGAGAAGCTACGGTGAAGCTGGAGGTGGCAG CCACAGGCTCTGTCCCTCAGCTCTCCCTGGAGGCTTACGAGGACGGAGGCATCCGGGTGGTGTGTCGATCGGCCGGCTGGTACCCGCTACCAGAGGTGCTGTGGAAAGATCCCGATGGGCAGCATCTCCCCTCGGTCTCCCAGAGACATTCCTCTGATCAGAGGGGCCTCTTTGACATCGAAGGCATCATCATTGTGACCAATGGGAACAGAGATGGGAACTGGTCCTGCGTGGTCAGGAACAGCCGCCTCAACCAGGAGCAGGAGACGTCCCTGCACATCTCAG CTCCCTTTTTCCACAATGCCCGTCCCTGGATGGTTGGTGTGGCTGTGCTCCTCGTGCTTTCCGTTGTGCTCCTTGTCGTCGGTGCTtatctgtggagaaggaaag ggCTGCAGTCCCGAGAGCTGG agAAACGAGATGCAGCACTGG CCTGGAGAAAGTTTCTGCTTCCTCACAGTCCAG ACGTGGTGACCCTGGATCCAAACTCGGCTCATCCTGAACTTGTCCTGTCAGCGGATGGGAGAAGTGTGAGATGGGGAAGAGCACGGCAGGACCTGCCCGACACCCCGGAGAGATTTATGTATCAACGCTGTGTGCTGGGCCAGGAGGGGTTCAGGGAGGGGAGGCACTGCTGGGAGGTGGAGGTGAAGGGGGAGGTGGGAGGTGATTCCTGGTGGGCTGTGGGGGTGGCCAGGGACTCTGTGAACAGGAAGGGGAATTCAGACCTGAGCCCTGAAGGAGGGGTCTGGGGGATTTGGCACTGCGAAAGGCTCTTTGTATCTCTCACCtttcctcccatcttcctgTCCCCAATCCCCATCCCCAGGAGACTCTGGGTCTGTCTGGACTGCACGCAGGGGCTGGTGACTTTCATCAATGCCAAAAACGGGGTCGAGATCTTCACTTTCCCACTAGCCTCCTTCAAGGGAGAGATCATCCGACCCTGGTTTTGGGTGGACACATGGAATATTGAGCTGTGCCTGAGGGACAGCACCTTCTAG
- the LOC142598917 gene encoding butyrophilin subfamily 1 member A1-like isoform X3, which yields MWLPASPRGLLSSLVTLHVLRLGSADFNVVGPGHPLHVAVGQDIVLPCHLSPSMEARSLDIRWIRHQVSDTVHHYRNGEDLYSDQVEEYVGRTELVRDGLSSGRLDLRISALRPSDDATGSVPQLSLEAYEDGGIRVVCRSAGWYPLPEVLWKDPDGQHLPSVSQRHSSDQRGLFDIEGIIIVTNGNRDGNWSCVVRNSRLNQEQETSLHISAPFFHNARPWMVGVAVLLVLSVVLLVVGAYLWRRKGLQSRELEKRDAALAWRKFLLPHSPDVVTLDPNSAHPELVLSADGRSVRWGRARQDLPDTPERFMYQRCVLGQEGFREGRHCWEVEVKGEVGGDSWWAVGVARDSVNRKGNSDLSPEGGVWGIWHCERLFVSLTFPPIFLSPIPIPRRLWVCLDCTQGLVTFINAKNGVEIFTFPLASFKGEIIRPWFWVDTWNIELCLRDSTF from the exons ATGTGGCTCCCCGCGAGCCCCAGGGGCCTCCTGAGTTCTTTGGTGACTCTCCACGTCCTGCGGCTGGGATCAG CTGACTTCAATGTGGTGGGACCAGGCCACCCTCTGCATGTTGCCGTGGGGCAGGACATCGTGCTGCCATGTCACTTGTCCCCCAGCATGGAGGCTCGGAGCTTGGACATCAGGTGGATCCGGCACCAGGTCTCTGATACGGTGCACCACTACCGAAATGGAGAGGACTTGTACAGTGATCAGGTGGAGGAATATGTTGGGAGGACAGAGCTGGTCAGAGATGGTCTCTCCAGTGGACGCCTGGACTTGCGAATCTCTGCGTTGAGACCCTCTGACGATG CCACAGGCTCTGTCCCTCAGCTCTCCCTGGAGGCTTACGAGGACGGAGGCATCCGGGTGGTGTGTCGATCGGCCGGCTGGTACCCGCTACCAGAGGTGCTGTGGAAAGATCCCGATGGGCAGCATCTCCCCTCGGTCTCCCAGAGACATTCCTCTGATCAGAGGGGCCTCTTTGACATCGAAGGCATCATCATTGTGACCAATGGGAACAGAGATGGGAACTGGTCCTGCGTGGTCAGGAACAGCCGCCTCAACCAGGAGCAGGAGACGTCCCTGCACATCTCAG CTCCCTTTTTCCACAATGCCCGTCCCTGGATGGTTGGTGTGGCTGTGCTCCTCGTGCTTTCCGTTGTGCTCCTTGTCGTCGGTGCTtatctgtggagaaggaaag ggCTGCAGTCCCGAGAGCTGG agAAACGAGATGCAGCACTGG CCTGGAGAAAGTTTCTGCTTCCTCACAGTCCAG ACGTGGTGACCCTGGATCCAAACTCGGCTCATCCTGAACTTGTCCTGTCAGCGGATGGGAGAAGTGTGAGATGGGGAAGAGCACGGCAGGACCTGCCCGACACCCCGGAGAGATTTATGTATCAACGCTGTGTGCTGGGCCAGGAGGGGTTCAGGGAGGGGAGGCACTGCTGGGAGGTGGAGGTGAAGGGGGAGGTGGGAGGTGATTCCTGGTGGGCTGTGGGGGTGGCCAGGGACTCTGTGAACAGGAAGGGGAATTCAGACCTGAGCCCTGAAGGAGGGGTCTGGGGGATTTGGCACTGCGAAAGGCTCTTTGTATCTCTCACCtttcctcccatcttcctgTCCCCAATCCCCATCCCCAGGAGACTCTGGGTCTGTCTGGACTGCACGCAGGGGCTGGTGACTTTCATCAATGCCAAAAACGGGGTCGAGATCTTCACTTTCCCACTAGCCTCCTTCAAGGGAGAGATCATCCGACCCTGGTTTTGGGTGGACACATGGAATATTGAGCTGTGCCTGAGGGACAGCACCTTCTAG